In Alphaproteobacteria bacterium, the DNA window GGCACCAAGCGTCATGGCTGCGACATCAGCGGAAATTCCAAGATGATGGCCGGAAAACCCGATAGCCTTTGCGCGGTCGCCGTAGGCGTCACGGAGGCGGGAAATTTCGCGCAAGCAGATATCGCCAAATTCTACCGGGTACCCGGACGTGCAGGAATAGATGACGAGGTCGCGCGCCCGGTTTCGATTTTCGAAAAACGCAACAATTTGCTCTTCTTCGTCCCGCGAGGTCATTCCGACCGAAAGATGGATCTCGCCGCCGAAATTGTCGCATAGATAGCCCAGCATCTCGAAATGCAAGTTCGAAGCCGAGCCGACCTTGATCAGCCTCGGCTCGATCGAGGCTATCTCCTTGGCCGAAGTCAGGTCCCACACCGATGTTGAGTAATCGATCCCGAAACCTTCGCAGCAATCCTTCAGTTCCTTGTGCTGGTCGAGAGAGAATTCCAAGAACTCGCGATGTTCGCCGTACGTCGCGCCATAGGAATTGGCGGGATTGGGGTGTGGCGCGGCGCATTGTTGAGGTGAAAGAATCTCCCGCGGAGATCGCTTCTGGAACTTGGCGACGTCGGCTTTGCCGAACGTGGCAATAATGCCGATCATGTCCCGGGCGATATCCATTTCCCCTTTGTGATTACAGCCTATTTCCGCGATGACCTTTGGGGCTTTCATCTTTCTCACCGTTGGCGTTGCACGTGGCGAATTGCCGTTGCCGGAGCTATATCATCGCGGTTGTGGAAATTTGGTTAACGGAATGTAGACCATTGTCGCGGGATATATGTGGTCCCGGACTCGCACCTTCGGTGGGGCGGCCGGACCGCTGCCAATTGAAACGGGATCGCTGTGATCGCAACCCAAGAGCCGCCGCTCTACCGTGCCTTGACATTCCTGCAGTCGCTGGCGGCGAAGAAGACGTCCCGCGACGCAGCGATCTATGTCGCTGGCACGTTTGCTGTGGCAGCGGTGCCGCTGATTCTGTTGCCGATCCTGACCCGCTATCTGTCCCCTGCCGATTATGGTCGGGTGGCGATCGTGCAGGGACTGATTGCGTTAGCGGTTCCGTTCATTGGTTTCAGCCTTCACGGTGCGATTATCCGTTTCCATGTCGATAGCGATCGGCGAACCTTGGCTCAGTACCTGTCGTCGTGCACCGGGGTCTCGATCGCCGGGCTAATCGGCGTGTTGCTCATTGTTCTTTTTTTTCAGGACACGATGAGCGCAGTTTCCGGGGTTCCGACGATCTGGATCTTGATGAGTGTGGTGGCGGCCTTTTTTGGGTGCCAGACGGTTTTCGTGTCGACTGTGCTGCGGGCTGAGCGGCGTCCAATATCCTTTTGCGGGTTCCAATTCAGTCAAGTGGCGTTCAATCTCGCGCTATCGCTTTTCCTCGTCGTTGTTGCCGCTGGCGGCTGGCAGGGACGGGCAAGCGCGATCATCGCGGCATCGATCATCTGGGGTCTGATCGCGATGGTCTGGATGGGCACATCCTATGGCTCAATCACCTTGCCCAGGATCGAATTCATCAGGGATTCCCTGAAGTTCAGCGTTCCGGCGTTGCCGCATACCTTGGCTGCCCTGGGAATGATCTATTCAGATAGGTTTATCCTCGTTGACCTGCTTGGGGCTGGCGAGATGGGGGCCTATGTGGTGGCGCAGCATATTGCCGGTTTCATGCTTCTGTTCGGCAATGCGATCGGATTTGCCTGGGTGCCCTGGGTCTTTCAGAAATTGAAGGACGGGTCGGACGTCAGCGCCCGAAATATCGTCCACGCGACTTACATATGCTTTGGCGCGCTGACGGCAGCTGCGGTTTCAATCATCTTCGTCGCCGAGCTAGCGATGCCGTGGCTGGTGGGTGCTGAGTTTCAGAGTGCGACGACCTTCATACCATGGCTGGTATGCGCGGCTCTCTTCAACAGTCTATATGTCATTGTGTCCGTCTATATATTTTATGAGAAGAAGACTTATCTATTGAGCGTCATAACGCCGACCTGCTTGGTGCTCAAGCTTGCGATAACATATTGGCTAGTTCCATTTTTGGGCGCGACGGGTGCGGCGATCGGGTCACTGGTGTCCATGGTGATGCTGCTCGTCCTTGCCTGGGTAATCGGACAGCGATCCACACGGATGCCCTTGCACCGTGGTTTCCGTTTCGGTTCCGCCTAGTTTCTGCCGATTGCTTCAAGCCACATCTTCTTCATTAGGTAGCCAATGCTGTCACAACGACTATTCTACCGAGACGAACCATCTGTCCACCTCTCGGCCTTCGCACGAAACAGGAAGGAACAATTCGTAAGAAGCGTGGGTGAACTCGTAGAGAAGTCATGCGCGATCTGCGGAAGCGGCTCATTCCTGGACGTCGCAGAGGTCGACCGTTACGGCTTTTATTATCCGACCGGGCTCTGCCGAGATTGCGGGAACCTCCAGCAGCGAATGTACTATTCGAATGAAGACCTGGACCTGCTTTACAGCGAATACTACCGAGACATATATGGAGAAGTATCTCCATCCGAACTGTTTTCCATCCAGTATGCAAAGTCGCGCCGGATATACGATTTTTTGACCAACGACGTCAGCAAGGGTGGCAGGGTTCTGGAGGTTGGGTGCGGGTCCGGTGGGATTCTGAAGTTTTTTCAGGACCGCGGATTCGAGGTAGAGGGATGCGATCTCGACACCCGATATATCAAATACGGCAGAACACGCGGTATTTCGATTGCCTGCCAAGATATTGACGGCATGGCAACGAGCAATGAATTCGATCTGATCATATTGTCCCATGTTCTGGAACATTTGATCAATCCGAGGCGCGCGCTCGAAAAATTAAAGTCGATGCTTTCGAAGGAGGGAATGATCTACATTGAAGTACCATCCATTCACATCGTGCGATCGAATTATCAATCGAATCTCCTTGCGTATTTCCAGAATGCGCATTTCTTGCATTTTTCGGAAGGTACGCTGGAGAATCTAGTGGGGTCCGCGGGGCTTGTTACCATT includes these proteins:
- a CDS encoding N-acetylneuraminate synthase; the encoded protein is MKAPKVIAEIGCNHKGEMDIARDMIGIIATFGKADVAKFQKRSPREILSPQQCAAPHPNPANSYGATYGEHREFLEFSLDQHKELKDCCEGFGIDYSTSVWDLTSAKEIASIEPRLIKVGSASNLHFEMLGYLCDNFGGEIHLSVGMTSRDEEEQIVAFFENRNRARDLVIYSCTSGYPVEFGDICLREISRLRDAYGDRAKAIGFSGHHLGISADVAAMTLGAEWIERHFTLDRTWKGTDHAASLEPDGLRRLVRDLSAVAKALEFKPTEILDVEQPQRAKLKWSTAEVAPLMAVGAN
- a CDS encoding oligosaccharide flippase family protein, translated to MIATQEPPLYRALTFLQSLAAKKTSRDAAIYVAGTFAVAAVPLILLPILTRYLSPADYGRVAIVQGLIALAVPFIGFSLHGAIIRFHVDSDRRTLAQYLSSCTGVSIAGLIGVLLIVLFFQDTMSAVSGVPTIWILMSVVAAFFGCQTVFVSTVLRAERRPISFCGFQFSQVAFNLALSLFLVVVAAGGWQGRASAIIAASIIWGLIAMVWMGTSYGSITLPRIEFIRDSLKFSVPALPHTLAALGMIYSDRFILVDLLGAGEMGAYVVAQHIAGFMLLFGNAIGFAWVPWVFQKLKDGSDVSARNIVHATYICFGALTAAAVSIIFVAELAMPWLVGAEFQSATTFIPWLVCAALFNSLYVIVSVYIFYEKKTYLLSVITPTCLVLKLAITYWLVPFLGATGAAIGSLVSMVMLLVLAWVIGQRSTRMPLHRGFRFGSA
- a CDS encoding class I SAM-dependent methyltransferase gives rise to the protein MGELVEKSCAICGSGSFLDVAEVDRYGFYYPTGLCRDCGNLQQRMYYSNEDLDLLYSEYYRDIYGEVSPSELFSIQYAKSRRIYDFLTNDVSKGGRVLEVGCGSGGILKFFQDRGFEVEGCDLDTRYIKYGRTRGISIACQDIDGMATSNEFDLIILSHVLEHLINPRRALEKLKSMLSKEGMIYIEVPSIHIVRSNYQSNLLAYFQNAHFLHFSEGTLENLVGSAGLVTIQSSKFVQLLCKSGTKKHGISNQFDKMNAELKKIERSYRAFGSMYKCRDIGRAAAVNLITKLGMKSAIRKLFELARGCRSCRRV